The following proteins are encoded in a genomic region of Arcobacter cloacae:
- a CDS encoding Na+/H+ antiporter subunit E has protein sequence MKNKNSFLPHPILSVILVIIWLLLNNTVAAGHIVLGIVLAILIPWFTSSFWQQRVCVGSPLTFFKFSVIVIYDIVVANLTVAKQVIGSNDNLNPKFFNLPLDIKHPLGISTLASTISLTPGTVSCDLSEDKTYLIIHGLVVDDVEATIQEIKQRYEAPLMEVFKPC, from the coding sequence ATGAAAAATAAAAATAGTTTTTTACCTCATCCAATTTTAAGTGTCATACTAGTTATTATTTGGTTATTGTTAAATAATACAGTTGCTGCTGGACATATCGTATTAGGAATAGTTTTGGCTATCTTAATACCTTGGTTTACATCTAGTTTTTGGCAACAAAGAGTTTGTGTTGGAAGTCCTTTAACATTTTTTAAATTCTCAGTTATTGTAATTTATGATATTGTAGTTGCAAACTTAACTGTTGCAAAACAAGTTATTGGTTCAAATGATAATTTAAATCCAAAATTCTTTAATCTTCCTTTAGATATCAAACACCCTTTAGGTATTAGTACATTAGCAAGTACAATATCTTTAACACCTGGAACTGTTAGTTGTGATTTAAGTGAAGATAAAACTTACTTGATTATTCATGGTTTAGTTGTAGATGATGTAGAAGCAACTATTCAAGAGATTAAACAAAGATATGAAGCACCATTAATGGAGGTATTTAAACCATGTTAG
- a CDS encoding Na+/H+ antiporter subunit C yields the protein MEILLALIIAILTGVGVFLTLRARTYPVVLGLTLLAYAVNLFLFAMGRLNINMAAIIQNDVTNYADPIPQALVLTAIVISFGMTAFVIVLSLKAYGEMHSDHVDGKTIEEKGENK from the coding sequence ATGGAAATATTACTAGCTTTAATCATTGCAATTCTTACAGGTGTTGGTGTTTTTTTAACACTAAGAGCTAGAACTTATCCTGTAGTTTTAGGTTTAACTTTATTAGCATATGCTGTTAACTTATTCTTGTTCGCTATGGGAAGATTAAATATTAATATGGCTGCTATCATCCAAAACGATGTAACAAACTATGCAGATCCAATTCCTCAAGCTTTAGTTTTAACAGCTATTGTAATTAGTTTTGGAATGACTGCATTTGTTATTGTTTTATCACTTAAAGCTTACGGTGAAATGCACAGTGACCATGTTGATGGTAAAACAATTGAAGAAAAAGGAGAAAATAAATGA
- a CDS encoding monovalent cation/H+ antiporter subunit D yields the protein MMHTPILTVLLPLIVGFVLLIVKRYGLKTQQTISLLAVGSLIFISIFSFIKTSTQGILVYSLGNWEAPFGIVLVLDQFSILMVLITSLLAFGALWYAISEGVDKKGAHFHPLYQLQLFGINGAFLTGDLFNLFVFFEILLLASYSLLLHGQGEGRTKAGLHYVIINLVGSTLFLFAVGTLYGILGTLNIADMAYKVSTLSPDNVGIVAAAGLLLLVVFGLKAAMFPLYLWLPNAYGRTSAPIAALFAIMTKVGIYSIIRVHGTIFGANAQELAFYHTPWVLYIGLITLTLATFGVLSAKELRNQVAYLVLVSVSILLVSIGINSKEALSGAIYYMIHSTLLAGGFFLVADIILKARTSACLETQMPIFQKAVIIGSLFFIFAIAAAGLPPLSGFFGKIMILNAALEHKQTALILTVVLASSLLVIVALAKSGTTLFYDTTPNVKASEYKLSKSTLASIFYLFAFAPILVIFANPITEITNQIANNLFDTTSYLSTVLNLNARP from the coding sequence ATGATGCATACTCCAATTTTAACAGTTCTTCTTCCTTTAATAGTAGGTTTTGTTCTTTTAATTGTTAAAAGATACGGTTTAAAAACTCAACAAACTATCTCTTTATTAGCAGTTGGTTCATTGATTTTTATCTCTATTTTTTCTTTTATAAAAACTTCAACACAAGGTATACTTGTTTATAGTTTAGGAAATTGGGAAGCACCATTTGGTATTGTTTTAGTTTTAGATCAATTCTCAATTTTAATGGTATTAATAACTTCTTTATTAGCTTTTGGAGCATTATGGTATGCAATAAGTGAGGGAGTAGATAAAAAAGGAGCACATTTTCATCCTTTATATCAATTACAACTTTTCGGAATAAATGGAGCTTTTTTAACAGGAGATTTATTTAACCTTTTTGTTTTCTTTGAAATTTTACTACTTGCAAGTTATAGTTTATTACTTCATGGACAAGGTGAAGGAAGAACAAAAGCAGGACTTCACTATGTAATTATAAATCTTGTAGGTTCAACTCTATTTTTATTTGCAGTTGGAACTTTATATGGAATTTTAGGAACTTTAAATATTGCAGATATGGCTTATAAAGTATCTACTTTAAGTCCTGATAATGTGGGAATTGTTGCTGCTGCTGGTCTTTTACTTTTAGTAGTATTTGGATTAAAAGCAGCTATGTTCCCTCTATATTTATGGTTACCAAATGCTTATGGAAGAACAAGTGCTCCTATTGCTGCGTTATTTGCAATTATGACAAAAGTTGGAATTTATTCAATTATAAGAGTTCATGGTACTATTTTTGGAGCAAATGCTCAAGAATTAGCCTTTTATCACACTCCTTGGGTTTTATATATTGGTTTAATCACTCTTACTTTAGCAACTTTTGGTGTTTTAAGCGCAAAAGAGCTTAGAAATCAAGTAGCTTATTTAGTTTTAGTATCTGTTAGTATTCTTTTAGTATCTATTGGGATTAATTCTAAAGAGGCATTAAGTGGAGCTATTTATTATATGATTCACTCTACACTTTTAGCAGGCGGTTTTTTCTTAGTTGCAGATATTATATTAAAAGCCCGAACAAGTGCTTGTCTTGAAACACAAATGCCAATTTTTCAAAAAGCAGTAATTATAGGAAGTCTATTTTTCATTTTTGCCATTGCAGCAGCTGGACTTCCACCATTATCAGGTTTCTTTGGAAAAATTATGATTTTAAATGCAGCACTAGAGCATAAACAAACAGCTTTAATTTTAACTGTTGTTTTAGCGAGTAGTTTACTTGTTATTGTAGCTTTAGCAAAAAGTGGAACAACTCTATTTTATGATACAACACCAAATGTTAAAGCATCAGAATACAAATTGTCAAAATCAACTTTAGCATCAATTTTTTATCTATTTGCTTTTGCACCTATTTTAGTAATTTTTGCAAATCCAATTACTGAAATAACAAATCAAATAGCTAATAATTTATTTGATACAACTAGTTATTTATCAACTGTGTTAAATCTAAACGCAAGGCCTTAA
- a CDS encoding K+/H+ antiporter subunit F, with the protein MLEFVLPVAFTMVTIAMILNIYRLIIGPSVADRILSLDTLYINSIALLIILSLHLGNTLYFEAALLIAVMGFVGTVALSKYLLRGDIME; encoded by the coding sequence ATGTTAGAATTTGTATTACCTGTAGCTTTTACTATGGTTACTATTGCAATGATTTTAAATATTTATAGATTAATCATTGGTCCAAGTGTTGCAGATAGAATATTATCTCTTGATACACTTTATATAAACTCTATAGCTTTATTAATAATTCTAAGTTTACATCTTGGAAATACTCTTTATTTTGAAGCCGCTTTATTAATTGCAGTTATGGGATTTGTTGGAACTGTTGCCCTTAGTAAATATTTACTTCGTGGCGATATTATGGAATAA